A genomic stretch from Neosynechococcus sphagnicola sy1 includes:
- a CDS encoding Uma2 family endonuclease, with protein sequence MTHSNSLYGPTVTLEPTDLKRWTVQDYHRMSELGILTPLERTELLAGQITLMAAKGTLHVTALRLLAKGLDQLLAAQPVFVSTQDPMQLDDFSEPEPDLTIVRGTVLDYVDRHPRSSDIYLVVEVADSTLKQDCEIKDKLYAQSGIDDYWVLDLKNRQLHIFRNPTPRGYTSHLILTEPNQAAPLAFPSLALSLTDLLPPGS encoded by the coding sequence ATGACGCACTCAAACAGCCTTTACGGCCCTACCGTCACCCTAGAGCCAACCGATCTCAAGCGCTGGACTGTGCAGGACTACCACAGAATGAGCGAGTTGGGCATTCTCACCCCCCTGGAACGGACAGAATTACTGGCTGGACAAATTACTCTGATGGCTGCCAAAGGGACTCTTCACGTAACGGCTCTCCGCTTGCTTGCGAAGGGATTGGATCAACTGCTAGCGGCACAGCCTGTGTTTGTGAGTACTCAAGATCCGATGCAACTGGATGATTTTTCAGAGCCAGAACCGGATCTAACCATCGTCAGGGGAACTGTCTTAGATTACGTCGATCGTCATCCCCGCTCCAGTGATATCTACCTTGTGGTGGAGGTGGCCGACTCGACGCTGAAACAGGACTGTGAAATTAAGGATAAACTCTATGCCCAGTCAGGCATTGATGATTATTGGGTGTTGGATCTGAAAAACCGCCAACTTCACATCTTCCGTAACCCAACTCCGAGGGGCTACACCAGCCATCTGATTCTCACCGAACCGAATCAGGCTGCGCCCCTGGCATTTCCCAGCCTCGCCCTGTCCCTCACCGACCTCCTGCCACCCGGTTCCTAA
- a CDS encoding Uma2 family endonuclease yields MVANSLRWTTRDLDAMPDDGGWKRYEIMDGVLFVTRAPHIRHQDAGGNLYFELGRWSRQTQFGKPFQTPGVIFTPTDAVIPDVVWISQERLAHGIDQAGHLTVAPELMVEVLSPGELNEQRDREVKLKLYSLQGVQEYWIANWQLKTLEIYRRTNAQLQLVATLLAGDTLTSPLLPGFSTPMAAIFL; encoded by the coding sequence ATGGTCGCCAACTCCCTGCGCTGGACAACCCGAGATCTCGATGCCATGCCCGACGATGGCGGTTGGAAACGCTATGAAATCATGGATGGAGTGCTGTTTGTGACCCGTGCCCCCCACATCCGCCATCAAGATGCAGGCGGGAATCTCTATTTTGAGCTTGGACGTTGGTCTAGACAAACTCAATTCGGTAAACCCTTCCAAACACCCGGTGTCATTTTTACCCCCACCGATGCCGTGATTCCCGATGTGGTTTGGATCAGTCAGGAACGCCTCGCCCATGGCATTGATCAAGCCGGACACCTCACCGTCGCCCCGGAGTTAATGGTCGAAGTGCTCTCGCCCGGTGAACTCAACGAACAGCGCGATCGGGAAGTTAAGCTCAAGCTCTATTCCCTGCAAGGGGTTCAGGAATATTGGATTGCCAATTGGCAACTGAAAACCCTGGAAATTTATCGCCGTACCAACGCCCAACTGCAACTGGTTGCCACGCTTCTTGCAGGGGATACCCTGACATCACCGCTGCTACCGGGATTCAGCACCCCTATGGCTGCGATCTTTCTCTGA
- a CDS encoding DUF1824 family protein, whose translation MPPCKKTLEILAAYSCNQNTPINSSQEKIQVRQALLAVIGEFDYQTLGICADTMTEAFQALQSYLQGFGLAFGAETQLESLPATTGGVYLKFNTQRQSFYSDTYTGSYRGVLVTCQSHDPQRSGATYGHFPLDLFCDSWEA comes from the coding sequence ATCCCACCCTGCAAAAAAACCCTGGAAATCCTCGCAGCCTATAGCTGTAATCAGAATACTCCAATTAATTCTTCACAGGAGAAAATTCAAGTGCGGCAGGCACTCCTCGCGGTTATCGGTGAGTTTGACTACCAAACTTTGGGAATTTGTGCGGATACGATGACGGAGGCATTCCAGGCATTGCAATCCTATCTTCAGGGGTTTGGTTTGGCGTTTGGGGCAGAGACTCAACTAGAGAGTCTCCCCGCAACCACTGGGGGTGTCTATCTGAAATTTAATACCCAACGTCAGTCCTTCTATTCGGATACCTATACCGGCTCCTATCGTGGGGTACTCGTTACGTGCCAGAGCCATGATCCGCAGCGATCGGGGGCAACCTACGGGCACTTTCCCTTGGATTTATTTTGCGACTCCTGGGAAGCTTGA